AAATTACCGCTCCTAGGGTCGCCCCAAAATTAGCCACCACTTGGGGAGCCACGGTGATGAAAGATAACACAACATACGACCTGTCATGGGACGAATGGGACGAACTGCAACGGCCCGCTGCTGCAACAACTGAATTCGATGCCGTCGTTGAAAAAGCAATTTCACGCCGCGGTTTCCTTAGCGGTATTGTGGCGTTCGGGTCCGGTGCGGCAGTGATGGGCGCGGGCACAATGCTGTGCACGACATCTGTTGAAGCACAGGCCGCTAGCCGTTTCGGTTTCACACCGATCCCGATCCAAACGGACAACACAGTGCATGTGCCGGACGGATATTCGTGGGCGCTGGTTGCGAAATGGGGCGAACCGCTTTTCTCTGATGCGGAAGAGCTAAGCCAAGATTTTGGCGTCGGTGTTGCCAGCTCTGATCGTGTGTTTGGCGAAAACACAGACGGCATGGAAGCTTTTGTGGTTGATGGCCGTCAGGTGATCGTTGTGAACCATGAATATGTGAACACAAAGATCAACTTGCCGCAAAACGCTGACGGCGCGGTTTTGAGCGCCGATGACGTGCTAACACTGCAAAACATGCAAGGTGTCACGGTCATGGAAGTGGCTGAAGGCACTGATGGTTGGGGCATTGTCGTGGACAGCGATCTGAACCGTCGCATCACGCAAAACACGCCAATGACCATCGCGGGTCCGGCTGCTGGCCATGACCTGATGAAGACAGAGGCGGATCCAATGGGTCGCGTCGTTCTGGGCACGATGAACAACTGCGGTGCAGGTAAAACGCCTTGGGGCACATATCTGACCTGCGAAGAGAACTTCAACGGTTACTTCGGTTCCACCGATGAAGGTTTTGAAGCACCCGAAGACTACGCGCGCTACGGCATCGGTGCTGAGGGCCGTTATTCATATGAGAAATACGATGCGCGTTTCGATACGTCTAAGAACCCGAACGAACCGCACCGCTTTGGTTATATCGTTGAAATCGATCCATCGGACCCGACATCTACACCGATCAAACACACAGCCCTTGGCCGTTTCAAACACGAAAATGCGGCTGCTGTAATTGCACCAGATGGCCGTGTTGTTGTCTATATGGGCGACGATGAGCGCGGCGAATTTATGTATAAATACGTCTCCAATGGCGTGTACACTCCGGGTGGTCCGACGTCAGAATTGCTCGATGACGGTGTGCTTTATGCCGCCAAATTCGACACCAACATGACCGGTGAGTGGATTGCGTTGACACCAGAAGCGACTGGTATGGACGCTGCTGAAATCGCGATCTTCACGCGGAAAGCGGCCTCTGCAGTGGGTGCGACCACGATGGACCGCCCTGAATGGGTCGCCGTGAACCCTGTTGCGGTTGAAGGCTACTGCGCCCTGACGAATAACTCGCGCCGTGGTCCTGAGTTCACAAACGCAGGCGGCGATCCTGCCTTTGCGG
The Rhodobacteraceae bacterium S2214 genome window above contains:
- a CDS encoding PhoX family phosphatase, producing MKDNTTYDLSWDEWDELQRPAAATTEFDAVVEKAISRRGFLSGIVAFGSGAAVMGAGTMLCTTSVEAQAASRFGFTPIPIQTDNTVHVPDGYSWALVAKWGEPLFSDAEELSQDFGVGVASSDRVFGENTDGMEAFVVDGRQVIVVNHEYVNTKINLPQNADGAVLSADDVLTLQNMQGVTVMEVAEGTDGWGIVVDSDLNRRITQNTPMTIAGPAAGHDLMKTEADPMGRVVLGTMNNCGAGKTPWGTYLTCEENFNGYFGSTDEGFEAPEDYARYGIGAEGRYSYEKYDARFDTSKNPNEPHRFGYIVEIDPSDPTSTPIKHTALGRFKHENAAAVIAPDGRVVVYMGDDERGEFMYKYVSNGVYTPGGPTSELLDDGVLYAAKFDTNMTGEWIALTPEATGMDAAEIAIFTRKAASAVGATTMDRPEWVAVNPVAVEGYCALTNNSRRGPEFTNAGGDPAFAVENSPNPRDANRYGQIVRWRPENDDHAAIDFTWDLYVMAGNPTVHDDLNAGSDNINEGNLFNSPDGMMFDSTGLLWIQTDGDDSNEEGFAGMGNNQMLAGDPVTGQIERFMTGPNGSEVTGLTWSADKRTMFVGIQHPDAPFPDGEGMLARSSIIAIKRDDNALVG